In Panulirus ornatus isolate Po-2019 chromosome 2, ASM3632096v1, whole genome shotgun sequence, the DNA window TTAACATGCATGCATTATCATTAATATAGAACTGTATTTTTTTCACAGCAAACCTACAGTGATGTAACTCTTGCATGTGCAGGCAAGTTCTACAGTGTGCACAAGTTTGTCTTGTCAACATGCAGTGATTATTTTGTTGAGATAATGGAGAAGACGCCATGTAAACACCcaatcattgtgctcaaggatattTGTCACCAAGATTTAGAGGCTCTTTTGAATTATATGTACTTGGGTGAAGTTAATGTATTGCAGAATGAGTTAGCAGGGCTAATAAAAGCTGCTGAATGTTTAAGGATTAAAGGCTTAGCAGTGCCTGATGaatccccacccccactccccagtGGAGCATCACAGAACTCTCTCAGTTGGGATGAAGGAAGTCCACAGAcaaaaaggaggaagaatgaaGATGATTCAGCTAACAGTAATTCAAGCCCACCCTGGAAAATGAATAACTCTCGGCCAGAGTCTGAAGGTCCTGTTGAAACTGCAGCATCTGAAGATTATATAAATACCAATGAGAATAGTACAAGGGAAACTGCAGTTGCAAATATGCTGCCTGCACAAGAACAACAGCAAGTCAGTACAAATGAACATAACAGTGAAGGATCTCTGCCCATCCCTAAAGATAATCAACAAGAAAAGGTACATTAAAAACTCATGATTTTtaagggttttatatatattttagtatTAGCTCTTGATCATTACTTAACAGGGAGTAGCCTATATAAGGAATATCATTATTTTGGTTGATCTTGTGAATATACACCTGGTGTGCAGCTGTAGAGATATATGAAGGTAACTGAATCCTAGAATGGTTTTCTAGTAGTCTTACTTTAAACCACTGATAATGAATTTAATTATCGTAGTGTGTAATATCCTTCCATTTATCCAACATTCAAGAACTTAAACTTAGCAAGGAAAATTCATGGCATATATGAAAGACCTCAGGTACACAGTTGTAGTACCTCATTAAAGCCAAACTTTTTTCAGAAACAGAGCTTAATTTGGGTGAATTGCCAAGTCCCTTTGATGGCATGTGTATGGAAAGGATGTTGAAAATTAATGCTATTAAGATTAAGATCCTGGATTTTGGAAGAGATGAGCTGTCTCAGAATGATATCTATTTGAATGGAGAAGTATTAGACATTGTACCAGAGTTTAGGTAGTTATAATTGATGATCAGTAAAGATAGCAGTAGGAGAGCATAAGTGAAGAGTTGAACCATGCTAGGGAGGGAGAGTTAGATGTGCATTGACAGCTTTGGCAAATGAGAAGTTAAATTTAAAGTGGGCAAGTAAGCTGGATGATGGAGTGCATTTTTTCCCCATACTTGCTGACATGGCACTGGCAGAAGCCTTCCCCATTCAAAGCCATATAGGTATAAGAAGAAaagatgtgctgtcattggattgaaccagggcatgtgaaacatctagagtaaaccatagaaaggtctgtggggcctggatttggacagggagctgtagtttcagtgcattacacatgacagctagtgactgaatgtgaacgaatgtggtctttttttatctgttttcctggttctacctcgttgaagcagggggtagcgatgctgtttcctgtggggcaggttagTGCTGGCACAGGATGGAGGCAgtcaagtatgaatgtgtacatgtgtatatatgtatgtctctgtatgtgtatttatatatgcatttatgtatatatatattgtatgtatgtatatgtgcatgtgtgggcatttatttatatatgtgatatgagtggatgggccattcttcatctgtatcctggtgctacatcactgatgcaggaactggtgatcaagtataatgataataagaagaagatggaaagaatagAAGAGGGATTAATTTGATTTCTTTCtgtgtttgtaaacctgacttAAAGATGGAAAAAGCTTAGGAAGAGGGAAAGCCAAACAACTGCAGAGGATTTCATGTCTGCTGAGAAAAGAATGAAGTGTCATAAGTCAGTCCTCATGTGAGTGGTCCTCAGGCAGAAGCTTTGAGAGACATCACCTGGACATGTGCTGTGGTTTcaaattgtgtgtgtttgtctggagGGGATGCACACATACATCATGCTAAAAGTGACCAAATTGATAGCTTTAGAACAAAGAGAAGGAAGCACCATTATAGCAGATGGAAAGGTTTGATTGAAGAGCAATAACAGCAGGAGAGTGAGCAAGGAAGAAGGCTTTAGATTCCCCTTTTGGTAAGAGGGAGGTGGAATAAGAGCCACCCAAGATATGCAAGTAGTGCACCATCCTGGGACAAATGAAACCCCTGTAGATAGGAAATAGCTGCTCTTTAGAAATGTTTAAGCAATAATTGTTATGTGAGGTTTTCAGGATATAGTAGAggaattttccaaaggaaggaacagagaagggagccgggtgaggatgtttcctcagaggcccagtcctctgttcttaatgctacgtcgttgatgcgggaaatggcgaatagtatgaaagaaagaaagtagagGAATTGATTTGAGATGTTCTGAGTGAATTTCAGGCCTTGAGTAAGATTTTGAGAGAGATGTACATAGAAAGCTGCATTTTGGCACTGTTAAATCTGACTAGACTATTGCTTCCCTATACCTTGTTGTTTCATAGGTCTGAATTAAGGGAGGATATATGTTCAGTAAAAGTAAAAGAACAAGTAGGGAGGGAAAAAGACAGTGAAGTGTGGAGAGTGAATCATCACTATAGGAGTGATTAGGGTAGGAAGTTGAAGGTCATTTGTTCTGGTTcttctgtgtaggtgtgtacccTAGGAATCCTGGTTACTAAGAGTTACAAAGTGACAGCAGGAGAGGTGAATGATTTATCTAGTATATTGGGAGTTAAAGAAACTGATTACATGAGAAATTAAGCTGGCAAAAGTATGAGGTGGCAGGAAATATTGAAAAGAAGTTTATAGATGAAGTGCTGCTATGGCTGAAGATAGTATAGCCACATAAGATATAGAACACTCAGATGTTAGTAGAGAAGATTAGTGATGTGTGGTTGAAGGTAAAAGAAGTGGTAGACTGTGAAAGAGGTCAATTGAAATATTGACTTAAATACTAAGAGCTACTCTTGAAGCAGTTGAGCATGTTGGGGAAATGATTGTAGATTGTGTATGATGGACCCATTTTCTGTGTGAAGATGGAAGTTTTAAAGAATGAATAGTTTGTGAGCTTTGTACTAGCATAGAGGCATTTGGTTTCTCCAGATAATAGGACAAGTTGATAATACATTTGTGTGGCTCGAGAGGCTCTTTGTACTTGGTCCACCTGATAAGTAGTTTTGTTCGTAAATGTGATTAAAGATTATAAAAGGCCATATGTCAGGGGCCTGATAAGTGAAGTAAATATATTGTGGCTTTTTCCAACAtttaaatgatgattagaaaaaaccCACTTAATACATAGAGGATGCTTATAGTAgtcggatattttttttttttttttttttgccgctgtctcccgcgtttgcgaggtagcgcaaggaaacagacgaaagaaatagcccaacccacccccatacacatgtatatacatacgtccacacacgcaaatatacatacctacacagctttccatggtttaccccagacgcttcacatgccctgattcaatccactgacagcacgtcaacccctgtataccacatcgctccaattcactctattccttgccctcctttcaccctcctgcatgttcaggccccgatcacacaaaatctttttcactccatctttccacctccaatttggtctccctcttctcctcgttccctccacctccgacacatatatcctcttggtcaacctttcctcactcattctctccatgtgcccaaaccatttcaaaacaccctcttctgctctctcaaccacgctctttttatttccacacatctctcttacccttacgttacttactcgatcaaaccacctcacaccacacattgtcctcaaacatctcatttccagcacatccatcctcctgcgcaccactctatccatagcccacgcctcgcaaccatacaacattgttggaaccactattccttcaaacatacccatttttgctttccgagataatgttctcgacttccacacattcttcaaggctcccagaattttcgccccctcccccaccctatgatccacttctgctttatgtcttaattttttcattagGTTACAGATATTCTTTGCATTGTGTAGTGTATAAAGAGAACAGTGGAGTATTTGTTTTTGCAATGAATGCTTTTATTTGAAGTATGAAGGCCAGCTGACTTTCTTGTTGATATAGTCTCAATAGGATTAAACTGTGTTTTGCTTATTAACCTTTAAACACCTGGTGACTAGCAGAATTTTGTACACAATTCAGGAAAAAAGTCTTCAAATTTCTGTCTCTTATTTTAAGATGTAGGAAATATATTTAAAGGATATGCATATAGAAATGAGCAAATCTACCTTCTGAGGCTATAGTATGACTCTGAAGTATACACATAGCTCCTCCAGAGTGTTGATGGAGGAAGGGTGAATGAGGGTGCTCTCATTCCAAAGTTTGGGTTCCCATTGTAATGTGAGCCAACTCACCCTACATGGGCATTGAATATCATTGAAGTATATGCATAGATACTCTGTAGGGGTGGCAGAGGGAGTTGTTCTCATTCAGATAATCTGTTTCCCATCATTAAATGAAATAAAGTCTCTTAAAGTAATGGATATTTGCAAAAAAAGTGAGTTGATATATCCTATATGACCACAGTAGAAAGGTGTGGATCAGCCATTGTCTCAGTCTGAGGCATCACTGAGTTGCCACCCAGCTGCCTGCATGTGAGAAGTGAGCAAACTAATGTAGTAGTATCGATGGCAGGTTGAAGAAACCACAAAGGTTAGCACTATTATTATGAGTCTTGTTGCATCCTTGGCAGTCAGCTCTCTGTGCGTTCCAGTATTTAAGGATTGAGGAAGGATGCTAACATTATactgtaattcatatatattatttttattgttaaaaGCATTTGTGCCAATAAGTAACATTTTAACTGTGACTTTTTGGCACAAAAGCCTCCAGAGTCTTTGTCAAATACTTTTATTGATAAAAATGAGATTCATTGATTACAGTATGATTTGTTGAGAAAGAAGTCCATTAACCAGTTCTTTGATATTTTAGAATGCTGAAGTTGAAAATCCAGACATAAAAGTTGAAGAAGAAGATGTCAAATATGAAGATGAAAATGGCATACATGTGCCAGACACTTGCAGCACTCTGGAGGTTCAGATGATTGAATCAGAAGGGTCATCACGAGGTCCAGTTAGGAACAATGAAGCCAGGTTGAAGTATGAGCCACCCAACTCTGGAAGTGCTGGAGGTACTCCTCTTCGACTGCCTGTTACCCAGCACTATTCCTCTCACCCGCAATCATTTGAAGAGATAGTCTCACAGGCATTACCAGGACCATCTGGGATACAAGGGGTaagtaactttttcttttttctcaacaGCTTTTGATTTATGGTTTGGTACTGTGATTGCATTagtgattaagaggatgaaggcatgtacagaacattagatttgGGAGTAACAGtatggtatcagaagtggtagaggatgtgtggatcaggtgtttgttttaaagaatgtgtgtgagaagtacttagagatACAGAAGGATTTctgtgtggcattcatggatgtagagaaagcgtatgatagggttgataaagatgccttgtggtaggtcttaaggatatatggcgtggaaggaaaacttttagaagcagtgaaaagtttttgtcaagtgtaaggcatgtgtacgagtaggaagataggagagtgattagttctaaATGAAGTTAGTCTGTAGCAGGAGTGTGTAATATCACCATggttgcttgatttttttttatggttgggCTGGTGAGGGAGCTAAATGCAAGTCTTACATagatgggtgagtatgcagtatgagagggcttgagaggtgtcagttgttgttggcagatgatagagcactggtggcagatttgattgagaaactgcagaaattggtgactgattttggaagagtgtgtaaaaggatgtagtttagagtaaatgtgaataaaagcaaggtttttaggtgtGTCAGAAGGTGTAGCAGGTgagaaacaggttagttggggtgtgagtttgaatagagaaaacttggggtaagtgaagtgttttagatatctgggagtggacatggcagcaaatggaaccatggaagcagaaatgagtaggtgagggagaaaaggttctggaagtgcttAAGAGTATGTAGAGAgattgttatcttttttttttttttttttcatactattcgctatttcccgcgatagcgaggtagcgttaagaacagaggactgggcctttgagggaatatcctcacctggacctcttctctgttccttcttttggaaaattaaaaaaaaaaaaaaaaaattagtagtgCGATCAAGACCAACTTACGTCAACATCTGGAGACATTTTCCCCAGCCAGCTGCCTCAGGTGCAGAATCCTCACAGTCTGTCTTTTATGCTGTAACCACAGTGGACAGACAGAATGGGGTGAAAAGTTGTGGTAGATTGTTAtctagaagggcaaaaatgggtatgtttgagagtaTAGTAGTGCTAACAATATATTTTGGATTCAAGGCATAGGGTGTAGATAATGCTGTGCAGAGGAGGacggatgtattgaaaatgagatgtttgaggtatgaggtggtttaattgagtaattgacaaaagggtaggagagattttattttttttttttttattatactttgtcgctgtctcccgcgtttgcgaggtagcgcaaggaaacagacgaaagaaatggtccaacccccccccatacacatgtatatacatacgtccacacacgcaaatatacatacctacacatctttccatggtttaccccagacgcttcacatgccttgattcaatccactgacagcacgtcaaccccggtataccacatcgctccaattcactctattccttgccctcctttcaccctcctgcatgttcaggccccgatcacacaaaatctttttcactccatctttccacctccaatttggtctccctcttctcctcgttccctccacctccgacacatatatcctcttggtcaatctttcctcactcattctctccatgtgcccaaaccacttcaaaacaccctcttctgctctctcaaccacgctctttttatttccacacatctctcttacccttacgttactcactcgatcaaaccacctcacaccacacattgtcctcaaacatctcatttccagcacatccatcctcccgcgcacaactctatccatagcccacgcttcgcaaccatacaacattgttggaaccactattccttcaaacatacccatttttgctttccgagataatgttctcgacttccacacactcctcaaggcccccagaattttcgccccctcccccaccctatgatccacttccgcttccatggttccatccgctgtcagatccactcccagatatctaaaacacttcacttcctccagcctttctccattcaaactcacctcccaattgacttgaccctcaaccctactgtacctaataaccttgctcttattcacatttactcctaactttcttcttccacacactttaccaaactcagtcaccagcttctgcagtttctcacatgaataatgtgtgataataaagagtatggttgagagagctgaagaaggtgtgctgaaatggtctggacatacggcgagaatgagtgaggaaaggttgtcaaagaggatagtatcagaagtggagggaacaaggaaatcaTGGAGATCGacttggagatggagggatggagtgaaaaataacatgcagaagggtgaaaggcatgcccaggttagagtgaattggaactatgttgtatacaggggtcagCATGtagtcactggactgaaccagggcatgtgaagtgttccatgaaaaggtgtgtggagcctggttgtggatagaaagctgtggtttcagtgcattactcataacagctatagaatggatggGAGCAGattcagcctttctttgtctgttcctagtgatcaagtgtgaaaaaaatacatgttagtgtgtgtgtgtgtgtgtgtgtgtaagtaagtgTTGCCAGACTCTTCCATATCAAGATTGtagtgtgagtgaaaagtcacctttgctgAGGCTCTCGTTTGGAGTACAATTTCATCAAAAAGCCTTTCACTTAAAAAGTAGTCCTCATTCTCCTGTTACTAGAAATAGCACAGtattgggctgcaggagcttctggaaaGAGATTCTTGGTAAAATCAAGATTCTTTCTTGAAAGAGATTGTAgagtaattatagataaatagatatgtatagatagatagatagatggatgtatatacatgtatatgaatatatctttttatgcCTTTCATGCTGGTtccaaggtagcataaggaactGGTGACTGGGCCCTAAGTAATGATGTAGGAATGGAGGAAtttcagcctcctgctcccacccctctttGTCACCTTCTGCAAGTCGCAGGAGATATTTGGATGCTATTGTTTGTCTCCTGTCCCTATTTTTATATGTACCTTCCTACCCTGGGAGCTCCTTCCTTCATTGGGGCCCCTGCCAGCCAAGCACACTGGATGGGACCACAGGTCGAAAAAGTGTGATATGTCTAATTGCTTCCTttgtctcttcccacacattccctttTGCATCTTATATCTTTCATCTCATTCAGGTACTGTTGTTTTGAATATTAATTTCTCAACATTCATTCTCACTACCATATCACCATTCTATCATCTTAAACCATACTCTTCAAGTATTATATCTCTTTCTGAtttcttcgtttctttttttggaaaaaaatttctgatttcttcgtttctttttttgtagaaaaacgtgtgtgtgtgtctcagataTCATTTGAATATAAGATTTCATTAACACTCATAGTTTTACAGGTTGAAAATTATATAGAGTTTCTTTCTTATTATTTGCTttatcattaagaatatatggtgtgggaggcaagttgttagaagcagtgaaaagtttttatcgaggatgtaaggcatgtgtacgtgtaggaagagaggaaagtgattggttctcagtgaatgtaggtttgcggcaggggtgtgtgatgtctccatggttgtttaatttgtttatggatggggttgttagggaggtgaatgcaagagttttggaaagaggggcaagtatgaagtctgttggggatgagagagcttgggaagtgagtcagttattgttcgctgatgatacagtgctggtggctgattcatgtgagaaactgcagaagctggtgactgagtttggtaaagtgtgtggaagaagaaagttaagagtaaatgtgaataagagcaaggttattaggtacagtagggttgagggtcaagtcaattgggaggtgagtctgattggagaaaaactggaggaagtgaagtgttttagatatctgggagtggatctggcagcggatggaaccatggaagcggaagtggatcatagggtgggggagggggcgaaaattctgggagccttgaggagtgtgtggaagtcgagaacattaccttggaaagcaaaaatgggtatgtttgaaggaatagtggtcccaacaatgttgtatggttgcaaggcgtgggctatggacagagttgtgcgcaggaggatggatgtgctggaaatgagatgtttgaggacaatgtgtggtgtgaggtggtgtgatcgagtaagtaacgtaagggtaagagagacgtgtggaaataaaaagagcgtggttgagagagcagaagagggtgttttgaaatggtttgggcacatggagagaatgagtgaggaaagattgaccaagaggatatatgtgtcggaggtggagggaacgaggagaagagggagaccaaattggaggtggaaggatggagtgaagaagattttgtgtgatcggggcctgaacatgcagaagggtgaaaggagggcaaggaatagagtgaattggagcgatgtggtatactggggttgacgtgctgtcagtggattgaatcaaggcatgtgaagcgtctggggtaaaccatggaaagttgtgtaggtatgtatatttgcgtgtgtggacgtatgtatatacatgtgtatgggggtgggttggaccatttctttcgtctgtttccttgcgctacctcgcaaacgcgggagacagcgacaaagcaaaaaaaaaaaaaaaaaaatcatttgtaaaTAGTTTTATCCCCTGTTACAACATTTGCTTTACCATCAGGACTCTGGTCAAACTTGGGATGGAAATCATAGTGAAGGAGACATGACTCCGTTTCATCTCAGAGGTTTTCCTCAACAAGAAGGTCTGACCCCCCATCATCGTGGTCTCCAACAAATGGTAAGTGAAGTTATGCTCTGAGTTAGAGGAAttctgatatagatatatatcaaagTATCTGTTTGTACTTATCTGTAGAAGTTGAGACATGGATAGCTGCAGGTAACAACTACTTTCATTTCCAATTGCATGTAAGAATAAAGGCACTGGATATTATAATTCCTTTTTAATGTTCCCTGATCTGTGGGACATAGGACAGTGCATATATAGGTGAGTTGTGGATTATGTAAGAATATTAAACATCTCCCATCATATTGTAGTGCTATCTTAGCAGATAATGTAGAGCTTTATTCAGAAAAAGGTTAGTAATATTCAAAAATAAAGAATAAGTTTTAGCTGTAACAGCAAATTGAGTGACTGTATAATTCAGATAGCTTCAAGATATTTTATAAAGCAAGCACTtgtgtttacattttctttagGTTGCCATGCAGTGAAAGTTGAGAACACTTTACTGAATATTGAGAAtgttatatgataagaatttgggttgttgttgttgttgctgtttgctCTGTTAGTTTGCTACATCTAATGTGTAGTTGTATAGATCTTAGAGAGGAGAGATGTTGAAGTTTGTATGCCCAGGGCAAACTATAGGCAATCAAAGATTAGATGTTTTGTGTCATCAGCGAGATAATGACAGCATGAATGGGAAGGGTCTTCTGTGGGGTTTATTCTTTGTATGCTTGTAATGATGGATGGTGGCTAGATATGAGGTTTGATAGCATAACACATGTTTCTCTGGGTAGGGTAGATTCAGAAGGGTTTATTTCATAGAGAATGTTTTGAGAATAGTGCTAGAAGGATGACTGCTTTAATATGTATGTAGTGAGTTATATGTGTCTGCATGTGATTGGCCTTACAAGTATTGGTTAATAGAAAGTGGATTTGGTTGTCTAGATGATTAAGATGTGAGATTGGATGTGTTCCATAATTATGGGTGGGGATGGATAGGTTATGAGGGGGTAGTAGGGATGAGTGGGGTCATGTATGGCAGGATTGAAATGCATTCTTGTTAAGTCTAGATGCATCTGCAATGGCAGGATTTGGGTTTCTAGGTGAAGCTATATTATATTTATAGCTCAGATGTATTATGGTTCTGAAAACCTTATGTAATGTTTAGAGTCTTGAAATGtgcaaattagagatggaaggatggaatgaaaaagattttcagtgatcaaggccagaacatacaggaaggtgaaaggcatgcaaagaatattgtgaattggaacgatgtggtatgcttgggttgacgttctgtcaatggattgaaccagggcatatgaaacatctggggtaaaccatggaaaggtctgtggatcctggatgtggaaagggaggtgtggtttcggtgcattacacatgacagctagagactgagtgtgaatgaatgtggccttttttgtcttttcctggtgc includes these proteins:
- the LOC139755986 gene encoding uncharacterized protein, with amino-acid sequence MAGDGLLSLRWNNHRTSFLQVLSSLKNKQTYSDVTLACAGKFYSVHKFVLSTCSDYFVEIMEKTPCKHPIIVLKDICHQDLEALLNYMYLGEVNVLQNELAGLIKAAECLRIKGLAVPDESPPPLPSGASQNSLSWDEGSPQTKRRKNEDDSANSNSSPPWKMNNSRPESEGPVETAASEDYINTNENSTRETAVANMLPAQEQQQVSTNEHNSEGSLPIPKDNQQEKNAEVENPDIKVEEEDVKYEDENGIHVPDTCSTLEVQMIESEGSSRGPVRNNEARLKYEPPNSGSAGGTPLRLPVTQHYSSHPQSFEEIVSQALPGPSGIQGDSGQTWDGNHSEGDMTPFHLRGFPQQEGLTPHHRGLQQMVSEVML